Proteins from one Paenibacillus amylolyticus genomic window:
- a CDS encoding spore germination protein, producing the protein MDDRTEHAGQEHSEGITEEMLHKSAYEIQKEEEEKAYNKKKQNEMSDSVEESVQYWQENDDISPRMSENKNTLKQVLGLGESFDVDMREMVLGGKHVGVLLLTGFAKDEILLEVLKRLTYLTPDQVSEHALKSYFECYIPHIQVEKVEKMSAVINKVLTGMSALFVEGDRSVLIMDTRSYPVRSPEEPSLERVVRGSRDGFTETLLTNVTLVRRRIRDPGLKFEIMQVGRRTQTDVCVVYIDDIVDKVQVDSVREKIQRVDIDGIPSADKQLEEAIINKGWNPFPLVRYSERPDVTASHLLEGRVVIFVDTSPSVMILPTTFFDLCEHAEENRQTALMGTYLRWVRFAGILISLFLLPLWLLMVIDPAIKPMGLDFIGPQENVKLPLILQFLLIELGVDLLRMAAVHTPTPLASAMGLIAAILVGDIAVKTGYFVNEVVLYMAIAAIGMFATPSYELGLANRLVRLVLLVAVAIFKVPGLVVGSTLLILALTIHRSYNSSYLWPFIPFNAKALGNFLFRLPLLESKKRPSFNKTRDNTKMSDDPDGELRKSKKHK; encoded by the coding sequence ATGGATGATAGAACGGAGCACGCAGGCCAGGAACATAGTGAAGGCATAACGGAAGAGATGTTACACAAGTCTGCATATGAGATCCAGAAGGAAGAAGAGGAGAAAGCGTACAATAAGAAAAAACAAAATGAGATGTCCGACAGTGTCGAGGAATCCGTACAGTACTGGCAGGAGAACGATGATATTTCCCCACGGATGAGTGAGAATAAAAACACGCTCAAGCAAGTTCTTGGACTTGGGGAATCCTTTGACGTGGATATGAGAGAAATGGTGCTGGGCGGCAAACATGTAGGAGTGCTTCTTTTAACGGGTTTCGCCAAAGATGAGATTCTGCTTGAAGTGTTAAAAAGGTTAACCTATCTTACGCCTGATCAGGTATCTGAGCACGCGCTCAAATCGTATTTTGAATGCTATATTCCCCATATTCAGGTGGAAAAAGTCGAGAAGATGAGTGCGGTCATCAATAAAGTTCTTACCGGTATGAGTGCCTTGTTCGTTGAAGGAGATCGCTCGGTCTTAATTATGGATACCCGGAGTTATCCGGTTCGTTCACCGGAAGAACCTTCATTGGAAAGGGTAGTCCGGGGTTCCAGAGATGGCTTTACCGAAACACTCCTGACCAATGTGACCTTGGTCCGTCGCAGAATACGCGACCCTGGACTGAAATTTGAGATTATGCAGGTGGGGCGCAGAACACAAACCGATGTCTGTGTGGTGTACATTGACGATATTGTGGATAAGGTGCAGGTGGATTCCGTTCGTGAAAAAATCCAGCGAGTGGATATTGATGGTATTCCCTCCGCCGATAAACAGTTGGAGGAAGCGATTATCAACAAGGGATGGAATCCATTTCCACTCGTTCGTTACTCGGAACGACCGGATGTCACAGCCTCTCATTTGCTGGAAGGGCGCGTTGTCATTTTTGTGGACACTTCCCCGAGTGTAATGATTCTGCCTACGACCTTCTTCGACCTGTGTGAGCATGCGGAGGAGAATAGACAGACGGCCTTGATGGGAACTTATTTACGATGGGTGCGCTTTGCAGGAATTCTCATCTCGTTGTTTTTGCTTCCGTTATGGCTCCTCATGGTTATTGACCCTGCGATCAAACCGATGGGACTCGACTTCATTGGTCCGCAGGAAAATGTGAAGCTGCCGCTGATTCTACAGTTTCTACTGATCGAATTGGGCGTAGATTTGTTACGGATGGCAGCGGTTCATACGCCTACACCTCTGGCATCGGCCATGGGCTTAATCGCAGCTATTTTAGTCGGGGATATCGCCGTCAAGACAGGATATTTTGTCAATGAGGTTGTGCTGTATATGGCCATTGCAGCCATTGGTATGTTTGCCACGCCGAGTTACGAGCTTGGACTTGCCAACAGGCTAGTCCGGTTGGTTCTGTTAGTCGCGGTTGCGATATTCAAGGTTCCGGGATTGGTGGTGGGCAGTACATTGCTCATCTTGGCGCTCACCATTCACCGGTCGTACAATTCTTCGTATTTATGGCCTTTTATACCGTTTAATGCAAAGGCCTTGGGCAACTTTTTATTCCGGCTTCCGCTATTGGAAAGTAAAAAACGTCCATCATTCAATAAAACCCGTGACAACACCAAAATGTCCGATGATCCGGACGGTGAACTGCGAAAAAGTAAAAAACACAAATGA